A part of Silurus meridionalis isolate SWU-2019-XX chromosome 18, ASM1480568v1, whole genome shotgun sequence genomic DNA contains:
- the LOC124401565 gene encoding trace amine-associated receptor 6-like: MNVTELNLSDRCEHFSCPERSVSPAVYILLYVCSAAVVLLTVCGNLLVIISVLHFKQLHTPTNMLVLSLAVSDFLVGALIMPFMLIWMVESCWIFGRVFCTFFVFVGCVLISLSIYIVALISVDRCLALSNPFFYTNTITRRTMSIVVYFNWCVCLMYIITFFYFNGNFMDLVMCPGECIYFVNEIWTVIDIIFSFIFPVSVIIILYSRVFLIAKKHATAIRELNNHTRPQTQKITSHSMKSERKAAKVLGILVAVFLVCLFPYFICSLLADVVGIPAETIHKMLIMLFLNSTINPFIYALFYPWFRRCIKLIITLQIFQTDSSLINVLS, from the coding sequence ATGAATGTGACGGAGTTGAATCTCTCGGATCgctgtgagcatttctcctgtccagagagatctgtatctcctgcagtttatatcttactgtacgtgtgttcagctgctgtggttcttctaacagtgtgtggaaatctgctcgtcatcatctctgttcttcacttcaagcagcttcacactcCGACGAACATGCTGGTGCTTTCACTGGCCGTGTCGGATTTCCTCGTTGGTGCTTTAATAATGCCATTTATGTTAATCTGGATGGTCGAGTCATGTTGGATTTTTGGGAGAGTTTTCTGCaccttttttgtgtttgttggcTGTGTCCTTATAAGCCTGTCCATCTATATTGTTGCTCTGATCTCTGTGGATCGCTGTTTGGCACTCTCAAACCCGtttttctacacaaacacaatcactaGGAGGACCATGAGCATCGTGGTTTATTTTAACTGGTGTGTTTGTCTGATGTATATCATCACATTCTTTTACTTCAATGGAAACTTTATGGACTTAGTAATGTGTCCTGGAGAGTGTATTTACTTTGTAAAtgagatttggactgtaatagatattatattttcatttatatttccagTTTCTGTTataatcatattgtacagtcgggtttttctgatcgctaagaaacacgccactgctatcagagagcttaataatcacacacgacctcaaacacagaaaatcacctcccactccatgaaatctgagagaaaagcagccaaagtcctcggTATTTTAGTAGCGGTGtttcttgtgtgtttatttccgTATTTTATTTGCAGTTTATTAGCTGATGTTGTTGGAATACCGGCAGAAACTattcataaaatgttaataatgctTTTTCTCAATTCCAccattaatccatttatttatgctctgttttatccgtggtttaggaggtgcattaaattaattataactctGCAGATATTCCAAACAGACTCTTCATTAATCAATGTGCTTTCCTGA